A genomic stretch from Deinococcus metalli includes:
- the xth gene encoding exodeoxyribonuclease III encodes MKLATWNVNSLTVRLPQVLEWLDLHQPDVLALQETKVVDERFPVAALEALGYGSVFAGQKTYNGVALLSRRPLDNPKVGVPGLDDPQRRVVAATVGDVRVVCVYVPNGQQVGSEKFTYKLEWLAATRAWLEAELAEHTRVAVMGDLNIAPEDRDVHSPKRWEGQVLVSAPERDAFRGLLGTGLHDAFRLHPQPERVFSWWNYGALAFPRNWGLRIDHILVSAPLAAVCQSCEIDVGPRGHTRPSDHAPVIATFADP; translated from the coding sequence GTGAAGCTGGCGACGTGGAACGTCAACTCGCTGACCGTGCGGCTGCCGCAGGTGCTGGAGTGGCTCGACCTCCACCAGCCCGACGTGCTGGCGCTCCAGGAAACCAAGGTGGTCGACGAGCGCTTCCCCGTGGCGGCGCTGGAGGCTCTGGGGTACGGGAGCGTCTTCGCCGGTCAGAAGACCTACAACGGGGTGGCCCTGCTGTCGCGCCGGCCCCTGGACAACCCGAAGGTGGGTGTTCCCGGTCTGGACGATCCTCAACGCCGCGTCGTGGCCGCCACCGTGGGTGACGTCCGGGTGGTGTGCGTGTACGTGCCCAACGGGCAGCAGGTGGGCTCGGAGAAGTTCACCTACAAGCTGGAGTGGCTGGCGGCCACCCGGGCGTGGCTTGAGGCTGAACTGGCCGAGCACACCCGCGTGGCCGTGATGGGAGACCTGAACATTGCCCCGGAAGACCGCGACGTGCACAGCCCCAAGCGCTGGGAGGGCCAGGTGCTCGTCAGCGCGCCGGAACGCGACGCCTTCCGCGGGCTGCTCGGCACCGGCCTGCATGACGCCTTCCGTCTGCACCCCCAGCCGGAGCGGGTGTTCAGCTGGTGGAACTACGGCGCCCTCGCCTTCCCCCGGAACTGGGGCCTGCGGATCGACCACATTCTGGTCTCGGCGCCGCTGGCGGCGGTATGCCAGAGCTGTGAGATCGACGTCGGCCCGCGGGGGCACACCCGCCCGTCGGACCACGCGCCCGTGATCGCCACCTTCGCGGACCCCTGA
- a CDS encoding sensor histidine kinase yields MTSEPGTDLGPPSSLMEYVQGVTEALAASWTQRAVVEIILSAGRQALGAVSGTVLLVEGAGRQLSVAGRHGHGDRSVWQDGPVDGYPLISDVLRGREALYFEHPGALQAAYPDLEHRTGAHAAVATAALPMFLDGRPLGTVVLDFTEPHPFPPAERRFLTILAAQCAVALGRAEAVRKLEARVEDRTRQLEEERSALEAFTRFTELVGTETHVETLVRQAITLLHETCDVDVAYFEREGELFKATAWSHWVDVALLAQLQRGFPLQHSEIAQVLRRHTAAFVDRWNETPLLIEQTGIFHAVAGYPYFVEGELQGVLMMASTTTATWAEREKGIFRAVGRSLDLALGRAQQTTALREQRDALDARTQELSVANAELEAFSYSVSHDLRTPVRHMLGFLHLAREALGSHLDDRSARYLDVVGQAGMQMNALIDAMLHLSQAAQRPLQPQTVDLGDVMAQIQTTLLPDLLTRRVQWEVAPLPAVHGDRDALKQVLTELTENALKYTQTRDPAVIRVWAEDGGDRWGVYVRDNGLGFDPRYHNRLFSMFQRLHTADEVKGTGVGLASVRRLILKHGGQVYAEGRVGEGATFGFTLPKSRPAGPSVPRPRDQQA; encoded by the coding sequence ATGACCTCCGAGCCCGGTACCGACCTCGGGCCCCCCTCGTCCCTGATGGAGTACGTGCAGGGCGTCACCGAGGCTCTCGCGGCGAGCTGGACGCAGCGTGCGGTCGTCGAGATCATCCTGTCGGCGGGCCGGCAGGCGCTGGGCGCTGTCTCTGGAACTGTGCTGCTCGTCGAAGGCGCCGGCCGACAGCTGTCGGTCGCCGGCCGTCACGGCCACGGGGACCGCAGCGTGTGGCAGGACGGCCCGGTCGACGGGTATCCCCTGATCTCGGACGTCCTGCGCGGGCGGGAAGCGCTGTATTTCGAGCACCCCGGCGCGTTGCAGGCGGCCTACCCGGACCTCGAACACCGGACTGGCGCGCACGCAGCGGTCGCCACGGCGGCGCTCCCGATGTTCCTGGATGGCCGGCCCCTCGGGACCGTGGTGCTGGACTTCACGGAGCCGCACCCGTTTCCGCCGGCCGAGCGGCGGTTCCTGACCATCCTGGCGGCGCAGTGCGCGGTGGCGCTGGGCCGGGCGGAGGCCGTGCGGAAGCTGGAGGCGCGGGTCGAGGACCGCACCCGGCAACTGGAGGAGGAACGCTCGGCGCTGGAGGCCTTCACCCGCTTCACGGAACTGGTCGGCACCGAGACGCACGTGGAGACGCTGGTCCGGCAGGCCATCACCCTGCTGCACGAGACCTGCGACGTGGACGTCGCCTACTTCGAGCGTGAGGGAGAGCTGTTCAAGGCGACCGCGTGGAGCCACTGGGTGGACGTCGCCCTGCTGGCGCAGCTCCAGCGCGGCTTCCCACTCCAGCACTCCGAGATCGCGCAGGTGCTCCGGCGCCACACGGCAGCGTTCGTGGACCGCTGGAACGAGACGCCGCTGCTGATCGAGCAGACGGGCATCTTTCACGCGGTGGCCGGGTACCCGTACTTCGTGGAGGGAGAGTTGCAGGGCGTGCTCATGATGGCGTCGACAACGACGGCGACGTGGGCGGAGCGCGAAAAGGGCATCTTCCGGGCAGTGGGCCGCAGCCTGGACCTGGCCCTGGGCCGTGCCCAGCAGACCACCGCCCTGCGGGAGCAGCGCGACGCCCTGGACGCGCGGACCCAGGAACTCTCGGTCGCCAACGCGGAACTCGAGGCCTTCAGCTACTCGGTCTCGCACGACCTGCGCACGCCGGTGCGGCACATGTTGGGATTCCTGCACCTCGCCCGCGAGGCCCTGGGCAGCCACCTCGACGATCGGAGTGCCCGGTACCTCGACGTGGTGGGACAGGCCGGCATGCAGATGAACGCCCTGATCGACGCCATGCTGCACCTGTCGCAGGCGGCCCAGAGACCGCTGCAGCCGCAGACGGTGGACCTGGGCGACGTCATGGCGCAGATCCAGACGACGCTGCTTCCCGATCTGCTCACCCGGCGGGTGCAGTGGGAGGTCGCGCCCCTGCCCGCCGTGCACGGCGACCGGGACGCCCTGAAACAGGTCCTGACCGAGCTGACCGAGAACGCGCTGAAGTACACCCAGACCCGCGATCCGGCGGTCATCCGGGTGTGGGCGGAGGACGGCGGCGACCGCTGGGGCGTGTACGTGCGCGACAACGGCCTGGGCTTCGATCCGCGCTACCACAACCGCCTGTTCAGCATGTTCCAGCGGCTCCACACCGCCGACGAGGTCAAGGGCACGGGGGTCGGGCTGGCCAGCGTCCGCCGGCTGATCCTGAAGCACGGCGGTCAGGTGTACGCCGAGGGCCGGGTGGGCGAGGGTGCCACGTTCGGCTTCACGCTCCCCAAGTCCCGGCCGGCAGGGCCGTCTGTGCCTCGGCCCCGCGACCAGCAGGCGTGA
- a CDS encoding glucosamine-6-phosphate deaminase has protein sequence MTPGVTVHVVPDAPALADAAAEWLAQRIARTPALTVLVATGQTPMGMYAQLAERVRAGTLDCSGVTAVQLDEYAGLPEGDPRSLRAWMLRSFVTPLGVQTVVPLLDPAAFTGRLAALGGLDVAVLGLGPNGHVGFNEPPSGPDAPTREVALTPESLRSNAAYWSGLTVPTRAVTAGMDVILGARETLLLVSGAHKCAILSEALDGPETPLVPASFLRRTALTVLADRDARP, from the coding sequence GTGACGCCGGGCGTCACCGTTCACGTCGTGCCGGACGCGCCGGCGCTGGCGGACGCCGCGGCCGAATGGCTGGCCCAGCGCATCGCCCGCACGCCAGCCCTCACGGTGCTGGTCGCGACCGGCCAGACGCCGATGGGCATGTACGCGCAGCTGGCCGAGCGGGTCCGGGCGGGCACGCTCGACTGCTCCGGCGTGACGGCCGTGCAGCTCGACGAATACGCCGGCCTGCCCGAGGGCGATCCCCGCAGCCTGCGGGCGTGGATGCTGCGGTCCTTCGTGACGCCGCTGGGCGTGCAGACCGTCGTGCCGCTGCTGGACCCGGCGGCCTTCACTGGCCGGCTGGCGGCGCTGGGCGGGCTCGACGTGGCGGTGCTTGGCCTGGGTCCGAACGGCCACGTCGGCTTCAACGAACCGCCCAGTGGTCCTGACGCGCCCACGCGGGAGGTCGCCCTGACGCCCGAGAGCCTGCGGAGCAACGCCGCGTACTGGAGTGGGCTGACGGTGCCCACACGGGCCGTCACGGCCGGCATGGACGTGATCCTCGGCGCCCGCGAGACGCTGCTCCTCGTCAGCGGAGCGCACAAGTGCGCCATCCTGAGCGAGGCGCTGGACGGCCCGGAGACCCCGCTGGTGCCGGCGAGTTTCCTGCGCCGAACAGCCCTGACCGTCCTCGCGGACCGGGACGCCCGGCCGTGA
- a CDS encoding ABC transporter ATP-binding protein: MTPAGPIRAAALSVRGLTVSRGPDAVLTYPDFDLAPGTHLAVTGPSGTGKTTLLHVLAGLLIPDAGEVRYGGQSLGALTEAGRDAYRRRAVGYVFQDFHLMPGLSALENVELALRVSGVADPRDVARAALTRLDLGHRLRHRPAELSTGERQRVAIARAVAHNPGLLLVDEPTAHLDRERARVALDLLRGAAQQQGATLIVVTHDPLVAQDFGEQLHLNTAVTA, from the coding sequence GTGACCCCCGCAGGTCCCATCCGCGCCGCTGCTCTGAGCGTGCGCGGCCTGACGGTGTCGCGGGGTCCGGACGCCGTGCTCACGTACCCGGACTTCGACCTCGCGCCGGGCACCCACTTGGCCGTCACCGGACCCAGCGGAACCGGCAAGACGACGCTGCTGCATGTCCTGGCCGGCCTGCTGATTCCGGACGCGGGCGAGGTGCGCTACGGCGGGCAGTCGCTGGGCGCGCTCACCGAGGCGGGCCGCGACGCCTACCGCCGCCGGGCTGTGGGCTACGTGTTCCAGGACTTCCACCTGATGCCGGGCCTGAGCGCCCTCGAGAACGTGGAGCTGGCCCTGCGGGTCTCCGGCGTGGCCGATCCGCGTGACGTCGCCCGCGCGGCCCTGACCCGGCTTGACCTGGGCCACCGTCTGCGCCACCGGCCCGCCGAACTGTCCACCGGCGAGCGCCAGCGCGTGGCGATTGCCCGCGCGGTCGCGCACAACCCCGGTCTGCTGCTGGTGGACGAGCCCACGGCGCACCTGGACCGCGAGCGGGCCCGGGTCGCGCTGGATCTGCTGCGCGGCGCGGCCCAGCAGCAGGGTGCCACCCTGATCGTGGTCACGCACGACCCGCTGGTGGCGCAGGACTTCGGCGAGCAGCTGCACCTGAACACGGCGGTGACCGCGTGA
- a CDS encoding ABC transporter permease, translated as MRVALWTALRGLRARAGALLLTVLAVALATATALVVPLVTRQVERGAQDAAQVFDLLVTAPGSGTQAVMSTLFYLDVPIGNVPHRVYEDLRTLPGTRRAVPIALGDNYAGFPIVGTTAQFFDQRLKPALPPYFRVAQGQVFAREHDAVLGARVAQAAGLRVGSTFKGAHGLRDEADHEEGPGGESGDHHDESYTVTGILAPTGGPVDRAVLTPIETVWEVHGEGAQASREVTAVLYSAENLAGIYTVAQRVNAGRDAMAVFPGQVFAQARNVLLQGQAAYTALSVLVLGIAALTVWLSVYASGVERTKTVALLRTLGAGRATVFTLVLVETGLTVALGVLLGLGLAVLVSGVGGNVLGAQLGFTLAPPELTWALASRALWLIPLGLLAAVPPAVHASRLSPLRYL; from the coding sequence GTGAGGGTTGCCCTGTGGACGGCCCTGCGCGGCCTGCGGGCGCGCGCCGGGGCGCTGCTGCTCACGGTGCTGGCCGTGGCCCTGGCGACCGCGACCGCGCTGGTGGTGCCGCTGGTGACCCGGCAGGTCGAGCGGGGCGCGCAGGACGCCGCGCAGGTGTTCGACCTGCTCGTGACCGCGCCGGGCAGCGGCACCCAGGCGGTGATGTCCACGCTGTTCTACCTCGACGTGCCCATCGGCAACGTGCCGCACCGCGTCTACGAGGACCTGCGCACGCTGCCGGGCACGCGCCGCGCCGTGCCTATCGCGCTGGGCGACAACTACGCGGGCTTTCCCATCGTGGGCACGACCGCGCAGTTCTTCGACCAGCGCCTGAAACCCGCCCTGCCGCCGTACTTCCGGGTGGCCCAGGGTCAGGTCTTCGCGCGCGAACACGACGCGGTGCTCGGCGCGCGGGTGGCGCAGGCGGCGGGTCTGCGCGTGGGCAGCACCTTCAAGGGTGCCCACGGCCTGCGCGACGAGGCCGACCACGAAGAGGGGCCGGGCGGCGAGTCGGGCGACCACCACGACGAGTCCTACACCGTGACGGGCATCCTGGCTCCCACGGGCGGCCCGGTGGACCGCGCGGTCCTGACGCCCATCGAGACGGTGTGGGAGGTCCACGGCGAGGGAGCCCAGGCGAGCCGCGAGGTCACGGCCGTGCTGTACTCCGCCGAGAACTTGGCGGGTATCTACACCGTCGCCCAGCGCGTCAACGCGGGCCGGGACGCGATGGCGGTCTTCCCGGGGCAGGTGTTCGCGCAGGCGCGCAACGTGCTGCTCCAGGGGCAGGCGGCCTACACGGCGCTCTCGGTGCTCGTGCTGGGGATCGCCGCGCTCACCGTGTGGCTGAGCGTCTACGCGTCCGGCGTCGAGCGGACGAAGACCGTGGCGCTGCTGCGCACCCTGGGGGCCGGACGGGCCACGGTCTTCACACTGGTCCTCGTCGAGACGGGCCTCACCGTCGCGCTGGGCGTGCTGCTGGGGCTCGGGCTGGCCGTGCTCGTCAGCGGGGTGGGCGGCAACGTCCTGGGCGCGCAGCTGGGCTTCACGCTTGCCCCACCCGAATTGACCTGGGCGCTGGCCTCGCGCGCCCTGTGGCTGATCCCGCTGGGCCTGCTGGCCGCAGTGCCGCCTGCCGTGCATGCCTCAAGGCTGAGCCCGCTGCGGTACCTCTAA
- a CDS encoding N-acetylglucosamine kinase has product MTPVADAVLGIDAGNTKTVALLIDPAGRVLGWGRAGPSNIYTGVSQALESLEHAVTAALDHAGLRGRLLRAAVLSASGADWPEDFALLRGAMAHRGWAAQMDVVNDAVGALRAGSVDGLGVAVVCGTSSGTAARAPGGPVWHSSFWQEPEGAEDLARQALRAVYRAHLGIDPPTTLRARALALFGVPDVAALMHRVTGRTQEPVLQPGRFARALLDEADAGDATSRRIAVRHGEALGDYALAAARQVGLHGGYRLVTTGGVMRHPSALLRGALVRQVQAGHPDVTWQAGALEPVCGAALLAAELHGPPVTAEQYATLAATTPHAGVFET; this is encoded by the coding sequence GTGACACCGGTGGCGGACGCCGTGCTGGGCATCGACGCGGGCAACACGAAGACGGTCGCGCTGCTGATCGACCCGGCGGGCCGCGTCCTCGGCTGGGGCCGCGCCGGGCCGTCGAACATCTACACCGGCGTTTCCCAGGCCCTCGAGAGCCTCGAGCACGCGGTCACGGCGGCCCTCGATCACGCAGGCCTGCGGGGCCGCCTACTGCGGGCGGCAGTCCTCAGCGCGAGCGGGGCGGACTGGCCGGAGGACTTCGCGCTGCTGCGCGGCGCCATGGCCCACCGGGGCTGGGCCGCGCAGATGGACGTCGTGAACGACGCGGTGGGGGCACTGCGGGCCGGTTCCGTGGACGGCCTGGGCGTGGCCGTCGTGTGCGGCACGAGTTCCGGCACCGCCGCCCGCGCGCCCGGCGGCCCCGTGTGGCATTCCTCGTTCTGGCAGGAACCCGAGGGCGCCGAGGACCTTGCCCGGCAGGCCCTGCGCGCCGTGTACCGCGCCCACCTGGGCATTGACCCGCCCACCACCCTCCGTGCCCGGGCGCTGGCCCTGTTCGGGGTGCCGGACGTGGCCGCCCTGATGCACCGGGTGACCGGACGCACGCAGGAGCCGGTGCTCCAGCCGGGCCGGTTCGCCCGTGCGCTGCTCGACGAGGCCGACGCGGGCGACGCCACCAGCCGCCGCATCGCCGTGCGGCACGGGGAGGCGCTCGGGGACTACGCCCTCGCGGCGGCGCGGCAGGTGGGCCTGCACGGAGGCTACCGCCTGGTCACCACCGGCGGCGTCATGCGCCACCCCAGCGCCCTGCTGCGCGGCGCGCTGGTCCGGCAGGTGCAGGCGGGCCATCCCGACGTCACGTGGCAGGCCGGCGCCCTGGAGCCGGTGTGCGGCGCAGCGCTGCTGGCCGCCGAACTGCACGGACCACCCGTGACCGCGGAGCAGTACGCCACTCTTGCGGCCACCACCCCGCATGCGGGCGTCTTCGAGACCTGA
- a CDS encoding GMC family oxidoreductase has translation MTGVSTSPTLRALIDTILPADDAPSGWHAGVGEFLTGIFGRDLRARRAEFGRGLAALDAEAQARHGQDFAALGEDTQHALIHDLLAGTSAADWEDLNPAAYLQWTIQLCMQGYYGDPGNGGNRDGVAWRTLGYHRLPDGAQWPDVRAERPALTAWDDLHAEYDAVVVGAGAGGGVAACVLAEAGHRVLLVERGAWLGTHDLRDDHLRSARLSLGYEPATGPPLHGNPRVAGHAAVPPSDPRWLNNAMTVGGGTRVYGAQAWRFSPEDFRMASTYGVPEGSALADWPITYDDLEPDYERAEWELGVSGDAAGNAYAGPRRRGYPMPPVGPNGTVPALTRGARALGLSTSPVPLLINSVPYGGRGTCLQCGACVGFACPGEFKTDTRNTVIPRALATGRCDLVTGVQVERVITDAAGRVTGVALVTGPADAAQRRTVMAGQVLLGAGAIETARLLLNSATAREPHGLGNTHDQVGRHLQGHVYAGAFAVFDEPVQDCRGPGPSLATNDYRHGNPGIVGGAMIANDFVPMPLYVYTMLTALNPELPTWGAASKRAMRHLYPRLALVFGPVQEVPNPDARVTLDPDVRDAYGVPAARLSGNIHPEDRRTAQFIAERVTEWVTASGARDVIPLVFAPAEGPSGGQHQAGTCRMGDDPRTSVTDAWGQVWGHDNLHVVDGSLHVTNGGVNPVLTILALAYRVSRHVAQRMGAATG, from the coding sequence ATGACCGGGGTCTCTACTAGCCCGACCCTGAGGGCGCTCATCGATACCATCCTCCCGGCCGACGATGCTCCGTCCGGGTGGCACGCCGGCGTGGGCGAGTTCCTGACCGGCATCTTCGGGCGTGACCTGCGGGCACGCCGCGCCGAGTTCGGCCGGGGCCTGGCCGCGCTGGACGCCGAGGCGCAGGCCCGGCACGGGCAGGACTTCGCGGCGCTGGGCGAGGACACGCAGCACGCCCTGATCCACGACCTGCTGGCCGGCACGAGCGCGGCGGACTGGGAGGACCTGAACCCGGCCGCGTACCTCCAGTGGACGATCCAGCTGTGCATGCAGGGGTACTACGGCGATCCCGGCAACGGCGGCAACCGAGATGGTGTGGCGTGGCGCACGCTGGGCTACCACCGTCTGCCGGACGGCGCGCAGTGGCCCGACGTCCGGGCAGAGCGGCCCGCCCTGACGGCGTGGGACGACCTGCACGCCGAGTACGACGCGGTCGTGGTGGGTGCCGGGGCTGGGGGCGGCGTGGCCGCGTGCGTGCTGGCGGAGGCGGGGCACCGGGTGCTGCTGGTCGAGCGCGGCGCGTGGCTGGGCACGCACGACCTGCGGGACGACCACCTGCGCAGCGCCCGGCTGTCGCTGGGCTACGAACCCGCGACCGGCCCGCCCCTGCACGGGAACCCGCGGGTGGCCGGGCACGCGGCGGTGCCGCCCAGCGATCCGCGCTGGCTGAACAATGCCATGACCGTGGGCGGCGGCACGCGCGTGTACGGCGCGCAGGCGTGGCGCTTCTCGCCCGAGGACTTCCGCATGGCCAGCACCTACGGGGTGCCGGAGGGCAGCGCCCTGGCCGACTGGCCGATCACCTACGACGACCTCGAACCCGACTACGAGCGCGCCGAGTGGGAGCTGGGCGTGTCCGGCGACGCGGCCGGGAACGCGTACGCCGGACCGCGCCGGCGCGGCTATCCCATGCCGCCGGTGGGGCCGAACGGCACGGTGCCCGCGCTGACCCGGGGAGCGCGGGCGCTGGGGCTGAGCACCTCGCCCGTGCCGCTGCTGATCAACTCGGTGCCGTATGGCGGGCGCGGCACGTGCCTGCAGTGCGGGGCGTGCGTGGGCTTCGCGTGCCCCGGCGAGTTCAAGACCGACACGCGCAATACGGTGATCCCCCGTGCCCTCGCCACCGGACGCTGCGACCTCGTGACGGGCGTGCAGGTCGAGCGCGTCATCACGGACGCGGCCGGACGGGTCACGGGCGTGGCGCTGGTGACCGGACCCGCGGACGCCGCGCAGCGCCGCACGGTTATGGCGGGGCAGGTGCTGCTCGGCGCCGGCGCCATCGAGACGGCGCGGCTCCTGCTGAACAGCGCGACCGCGCGCGAGCCCCACGGGTTGGGCAACACCCACGACCAGGTGGGCCGGCACCTGCAGGGGCACGTGTACGCCGGCGCCTTCGCAGTGTTCGATGAGCCGGTGCAGGACTGCCGCGGCCCCGGGCCGAGCCTCGCCACGAACGACTACCGGCACGGCAACCCGGGCATCGTTGGCGGCGCGATGATCGCCAACGACTTCGTGCCCATGCCGCTGTACGTGTACACCATGCTCACCGCCCTGAACCCCGAGCTGCCCACCTGGGGCGCGGCGAGCAAACGGGCGATGCGCCACCTCTACCCGCGCCTGGCGCTGGTGTTCGGCCCGGTGCAGGAGGTGCCGAATCCGGATGCCCGCGTGACTCTCGACCCGGACGTGCGCGACGCGTACGGCGTTCCCGCCGCGCGGCTGAGCGGGAATATCCACCCGGAAGACCGCCGCACCGCGCAGTTCATCGCGGAGCGCGTGACCGAGTGGGTGACGGCCAGCGGCGCTCGCGACGTGATTCCGCTGGTATTCGCGCCGGCCGAGGGACCCAGCGGCGGGCAGCACCAGGCCGGCACGTGCCGCATGGGCGACGATCCGCGCACCTCCGTCACGGACGCGTGGGGGCAGGTGTGGGGACACGACAACCTGCACGTGGTGGACGGCTCGCTGCACGTCACGAACGGGGGCGTGAACCCCGTGCTGACCATCCTGGCGCTCGCGTACCGCGTCAGCCGCCACGTGGCCCAGCGGATGGGCGCCGCGACGGGCTGA
- a CDS encoding manganese catalase family protein — MFYHDKQLQYTVRVDTPSPVFAKMLQQAIGGVEGEIRVCLQYLFQSFGARGPAKYRDMLMETGTEEIGHIQMLATAVAMNLEGSPAYLQEEMAKADPLLAATLGGMEPRQFLSAGMSALAADANGVPFNGSHVYASGNLAADMYSNVAAEATGRVLACRLFDMTDDPGMKDMLRFLITRDTMHQQQWLAVIEELGGHPGSLPIPNTFDQAQEVEGLSYTFLSTGVAGVEAPTGRWTSGPSLDGRGEFTTMVNRPLGQEPVLAPPIPSGYAELQQMTDEGATR, encoded by the coding sequence ATGTTCTACCACGACAAGCAGTTGCAGTACACCGTCCGCGTCGATACCCCCAGCCCCGTCTTCGCCAAGATGCTCCAGCAGGCCATCGGGGGCGTGGAGGGCGAGATCCGCGTGTGCCTCCAGTACCTTTTCCAGTCCTTCGGCGCCCGCGGTCCCGCCAAGTACCGGGACATGCTGATGGAAACCGGCACCGAGGAGATCGGCCACATCCAGATGCTCGCCACGGCCGTCGCCATGAACCTCGAGGGTTCGCCCGCCTACCTGCAGGAGGAGATGGCCAAGGCAGACCCACTGCTGGCCGCCACGCTCGGCGGCATGGAACCGCGCCAGTTCCTGTCGGCCGGCATGTCGGCGCTGGCCGCGGACGCCAACGGGGTGCCCTTCAATGGCTCGCACGTCTACGCCAGCGGCAACCTCGCCGCGGACATGTACTCCAACGTGGCCGCGGAAGCCACCGGGCGGGTGCTGGCGTGCCGCCTGTTCGACATGACGGACGATCCCGGCATGAAGGACATGCTGCGGTTTCTGATCACCCGCGACACCATGCACCAGCAGCAGTGGCTGGCGGTGATCGAGGAACTCGGCGGGCATCCGGGCAGCCTGCCGATTCCCAACACCTTTGACCAGGCGCAGGAGGTAGAGGGACTCAGTTACACCTTCCTGAGCACTGGCGTCGCGGGGGTCGAGGCGCCCACCGGCCGCTGGACGAGCGGTCCCTCGCTGGACGGCCGGGGGGAATTCACCACGATGGTCAACCGGCCACTCGGGCAGGAGCCGGTCCTGGCCCCACCGATCCCCTCCGGATACGCCGAACTTCAGCAGATGACCGACGAGGGTGCCACCCGGTAG
- a CDS encoding alkaline phosphatase: MRHALLTAALVLSTAATAAQLQVYPYDGARLLAGQHFDLRIEAEDVKDFKTATVTLDGRTVDGLTRTTTKPTSVEWTLRTQSLTAGSHILTVRYSDGAGDQIKSVRWNAVAPAAAKAKNVILFIGDGMGWNTVNAANLIAHPYNPANGMPTGKLAMMSDLSSMASVNTSSYDSALADSANTASSIATGQKIQVNALNVYPDNTADTLDNPRVETISAMLRRAMGKGVGIVSSAFGVDATPAAFASYTRRRGDYSAIADQYFKGDVQPDVLLIGGSRDFIPSTAPGSRRKDATDWIEGSQKMGYTFVSNRTELNAANATKLFGLFNIDNVPSYLDRAQYKSKEMLGDFTDMPYLWDSAQKAVQTLEKNPNGFFLMVEAGMVDKYEHPLDWQRAVWDVLELDRAVAWAKEYAKTHPDTLVLVTADHAHSLSVYGGYDATKGPGKREAVGVYEAAGFPTYGDKRDANGFPLPETDRTYAVGFAAVPDYCETYLGRRIFLDPTVSNGQTGTAAGYVPNPKICAEGSVQRTGNLPPTSNQGVHTADPLPLFAFGAGAENFSGMMDQTDIFFGVAKALGLDATKSK; encoded by the coding sequence ATGCGACATGCCCTGCTGACTGCCGCCCTGGTGCTGAGCACCGCTGCGACCGCCGCCCAACTCCAGGTGTACCCCTACGACGGCGCCCGCCTGCTCGCCGGTCAGCACTTCGACCTGCGTATCGAGGCCGAGGACGTCAAGGACTTCAAGACGGCGACCGTGACCCTGGACGGCCGGACTGTGGACGGCCTGACGCGCACGACCACCAAGCCCACCAGCGTGGAGTGGACGCTGCGGACCCAGAGCCTGACCGCCGGGTCGCACATCCTGACCGTGCGCTACAGCGACGGAGCCGGCGACCAGATCAAGTCGGTGCGCTGGAATGCCGTGGCGCCGGCGGCCGCGAAGGCCAAGAACGTGATCCTGTTCATCGGGGACGGCATGGGCTGGAACACGGTGAACGCCGCGAACCTGATCGCCCACCCGTACAACCCGGCCAACGGCATGCCCACCGGCAAGCTCGCCATGATGAGCGACCTGAGCAGCATGGCCAGCGTGAACACCAGCTCCTACGACAGCGCTCTGGCCGACAGCGCGAACACCGCCAGCTCCATTGCCACCGGGCAGAAGATCCAGGTGAACGCTCTGAACGTGTACCCGGACAACACCGCCGACACGCTGGACAACCCGCGCGTGGAAACCATCTCGGCGATGCTGCGGCGCGCGATGGGCAAGGGCGTGGGTATCGTGTCGAGCGCCTTCGGGGTGGACGCCACGCCGGCCGCCTTCGCGTCGTACACCCGTCGCCGCGGCGACTACTCCGCGATTGCCGACCAGTACTTCAAGGGCGACGTGCAGCCGGACGTGCTGCTGATCGGCGGCAGCCGTGACTTCATCCCCAGCACCGCGCCGGGCAGCCGCCGCAAGGATGCCACCGACTGGATCGAAGGCAGCCAGAAGATGGGCTACACCTTCGTGTCCAACCGCACCGAACTGAACGCCGCGAACGCCACGAAGCTGTTCGGCCTGTTCAACATCGACAACGTGCCCAGCTACCTCGACCGCGCGCAGTACAAGAGCAAGGAGATGCTGGGCGACTTCACCGACATGCCCTACCTGTGGGACAGCGCCCAGAAGGCCGTGCAGACCCTCGAGAAGAACCCCAACGGCTTCTTCCTCATGGTCGAGGCGGGCATGGTGGACAAGTACGAGCACCCGCTCGACTGGCAGCGTGCCGTGTGGGACGTGCTGGAACTCGACCGCGCTGTGGCGTGGGCCAAGGAGTACGCCAAGACCCACCCCGACACGCTGGTGCTGGTCACGGCGGACCACGCGCACTCGCTGAGCGTGTACGGCGGCTACGACGCTACCAAGGGCCCGGGCAAGCGCGAGGCGGTGGGCGTGTACGAGGCTGCCGGCTTCCCCACCTACGGTGACAAGCGCGACGCCAACGGCTTCCCGCTGCCCGAAACCGACCGCACCTACGCCGTGGGCTTCGCGGCCGTGCCGGACTACTGCGAAACGTACCTGGGTCGCCGCATCTTCCTCGACCCGACCGTCAGCAACGGGCAGACCGGCACTGCCGCCGGCTACGTCCCGAACCCCAAGATCTGCGCCGAGGGCAGCGTGCAGCGCACCGGCAACCTGCCGCCCACCAGCAACCAGGGCGTGCACACCGCCGATCCCCTCCCGCTCTTCGCCTTCGGGGCCGGCGCGGAGAACTTCAGCGGCATGATGGACCAGACCGACATCTTCTTCGGCGTCGCCAAGGCGCTGGGCCTGGACGCCACCAAGAGCAAGTAA